The stretch of DNA CGGATCCCGGGGACGGACCCGTCGCTGGCGGGCGATGCCGTCATCGTGGGCGCCCACTACGACCACGTCGGCATCGGGCGGGCGGTGGAGGGCGACAGCATCTACAACGGCGCCGACGACGATGCCAGCGGGACCGTGGCCGTGCTGGAGGTGGCGCGCGCCCTGGCGAAGGCGCCGCCCCGGCGTACCGTCATCCTCTTTTTCGCCACGGGCGAGGAGGTGGGGATGCTGGGAACGCGGCACTACCTGCGCGATCCGGTCGTGCCGCTGGACAGCACCGTCGCCGGGCTGTTCGTGGAGATGGTCGGCCGGCCGGACTCGCTGGCGGGCGGCCCCGGCCGCGGCTGGCTGACGGGATTCGACCGCTCCACCATGGGCGCGCTGCTATCCGCCGCGGGCGTTCCCATCGTCCCCGATCCGCGCCCGGGGCAGAACTTCTTCGAACGCAGCGACAACACGCCGTTTGCGCGGATGGGCGTGCCCGCGCACGTGCTGTCGTCGTTCGGGCTTCATCGCGACTATCACCAGCCCAGCGACGAACCCGAGAGGCTGGACTACCCGCACATGACGCGGGTGATCGACGCCGCCATCCACGCCGTGCGCACCCTGGCGGATGGCGCGCGGCCCCAGTGGAATCCCGGCGGGCGCCCCTCCGCGCGATGATCGACGTCCAGCAGCTCCGCAAGGTGTACGACGGCCGCGTGGCCGTCGCCGATCTCAGCTTCCAGGTGCGCGGCGGAGAGATCCTGGGCATCGTGGGACCCAACGGGGCGGGGAAGACCACGACGCTTCGCGCCATCTGCGGCATCCATCCACCCACGAGCGGCCACGTGTCCATCGGCGGGTTCGACGTGGAGCGGCAGGCGATGGAAGCCAAGCGCCGCCTGGCCCTGATCCCCGACGAGCCGCACCTGTTCGCCAGCCTGACGGTGTGGGAGCACCTGGACTTCACCGCCCGCGTGTACGGCGTGCGCGAATGGCACCCCGCGGCCGAGCGTCTGCTGGCGGAGCTGGAGCTGGCGGACCGCCGCGACAGCATGGCCGACGAGCTTTCGCGCGGCATGCGGCAGAAGGTGGCGGTTGCCTGCGCCCTCCTTCACGATCCCGCCGCGCTGCTGCTGGACGAGCCACTGACCGGCCTGGACCCGCGCGGCATCCGCACCCTGTACGACACGCTGCGCAGGCGCGCGGCGGCGGGCGCGGCGGTGGTGCTCTCGTCGCACCTGCTGGGACAGATCGAGGGATTGTGCACCTCGTTCCTCATCCTGCGGCAGGGGCAGCTGCTCTTCCACGGCTCGCGCGACGAGCTGCGCGAGCGCTTCGCGGGTGAGCTGGGGCCGGACGCCACGCTGGAAGACATCTTCTTTCACGTGACCGAGGGTGACGCACCAGCGGCGGAGGCGACGGGGTGAATCCCGGCCTGCGCTACCTGGCGAGGGCCGGCTTCCGGGGCGTCCTTCGCCGGACGGGGCGGCGGATGCGCACCGCGCGCGGCTTTCTCACCACCGTGCTCGGCGCTTTGCTGATGATCGCCCTGGTCGGCAGCCAGGTGGTCGCGCTCGTGCTGGACGAAAGCCCCACCTCGGCGGGGGACGCGGCAGCCGGGTTCACCCTGGTGCTAATGGCGCTGGTGGGATGGGCGGTGGTGAACTCGGAGGCGCCGTTCTTCTGGCCGGCGGAGGTACAGCACCTGTTCGCCGCCCCCATCAGCCGGCGCGAGCTGCTGGGGTACCAACTCGCCAGCCGCGCGTGGCTGCAGCTTCTCTCGGGGCTGTGGGTGGGAACCATCGGCATGCGGAGCGCGCCGTGGCCGCTGGCGGCGCTTTCCACCGCAATCCTGGGGATCACCTTCGTCAACGTCGCGGGGCTGCTGGCCGCGCTGGTGAAGATGGCCGTCGTGCAGCGGGCGCCCGCCGCGGTGAAGGCGATCAAGCCCGCGTTCTTCGTGTCGGCGGCGGTGCTGGCCGCGGTCCTGTACGCCCGGGCCCGCGCCGTGGGCCTGGGCGACGCCATGGGCGAGGTGCTGGCCTCGGCGCCGCTGCGCGCGCTGTCGCTGCCGCTTCAGCCCTTCGGCCGCGCGTTCGCGGCGGAAGGCCTCGTGCCGCTGGTGCTCTGGTCGGCCGCATCCGCGGCGGTGATCGCCGTCACCTTTGGCGCGGCCGTGCTGCTGCCCGTGGACTTTCGCGAGGCGTCGCTTTCGCTCAGCGCCCGCAAGGTGGCCCAGTGGCAGCGGGTGCGCGGCCGCGGCGGGCCGCCCACCCGCCGCCGCATCCCCGTTCCCTCGTTTGGGTTCCTGGGCACCGCCGCACCCCTGGCGCGAAGGCACGGGTACGAGCTGGGCCGCGCTCCGCGGCCGCTGCTGGGACTGGCGTTCTCCGCCGGGCTGGCGTTCTTTTACAGCATCGTCCTGCCGTGGACGAGCGACTACGCATCCACCCCGCGCCCGCTGGGGGTTGCCCTGGTCGTGATGGTGGCCGTGTTCGCCGTTCTCGGAAGCGGCTCGCTGAACCTGGAC from Longimicrobium sp. encodes:
- a CDS encoding ABC transporter ATP-binding protein; translated protein: MIDVQQLRKVYDGRVAVADLSFQVRGGEILGIVGPNGAGKTTTLRAICGIHPPTSGHVSIGGFDVERQAMEAKRRLALIPDEPHLFASLTVWEHLDFTARVYGVREWHPAAERLLAELELADRRDSMADELSRGMRQKVAVACALLHDPAALLLDEPLTGLDPRGIRTLYDTLRRRAAAGAAVVLSSHLLGQIEGLCTSFLILRQGQLLFHGSRDELRERFAGELGPDATLEDIFFHVTEGDAPAAEATG
- a CDS encoding putative ABC exporter domain-containing protein, with amino-acid sequence MNPGLRYLARAGFRGVLRRTGRRMRTARGFLTTVLGALLMIALVGSQVVALVLDESPTSAGDAAAGFTLVLMALVGWAVVNSEAPFFWPAEVQHLFAAPISRRELLGYQLASRAWLQLLSGLWVGTIGMRSAPWPLAALSTAILGITFVNVAGLLAALVKMAVVQRAPAAVKAIKPAFFVSAAVLAAVLYARARAVGLGDAMGEVLASAPLRALSLPLQPFGRAFAAEGLVPLVLWSAASAAVIAVTFGAAVLLPVDFREASLSLSARKVAQWQRVRGRGGPPTRRRIPVPSFGFLGTAAPLARRHGYELGRAPRPLLGLAFSAGLAFFYSIVLPWTSDYASTPRPLGVALVVMVAVFAVLGSGSLNLDFRRDAERIAFLRSLPLRPRAVAVAQVFTPAAILTLASLLLLVGTALSVRWHVRPMMLLLAMLLAGPISWICVGLENWLFLLFPTRVTPAGTEQNSFSGRLFLKTLTKLMLLFVVVGLALLAAVPGRMVAGRAGGVSASVLVVLAACWAATWLVARAFRGFDLAVDNPD
- a CDS encoding M20/M25/M40 family metallo-hydrolase — its product is MTLIRRPHALVAAVLLTAGACARAAGPEPAPVRHQAPARAATVREEDVRRALYDLAADSMEGRGTGTRGGMRAAVYLAARLQALRVQPAGDFGYFQTVPVAAEGPGGRLRLATADELSRLRPEQVRQAFNVVARIPGTDPSLAGDAVIVGAHYDHVGIGRAVEGDSIYNGADDDASGTVAVLEVARALAKAPPRRTVILFFATGEEVGMLGTRHYLRDPVVPLDSTVAGLFVEMVGRPDSLAGGPGRGWLTGFDRSTMGALLSAAGVPIVPDPRPGQNFFERSDNTPFARMGVPAHVLSSFGLHRDYHQPSDEPERLDYPHMTRVIDAAIHAVRTLADGARPQWNPGGRPSAR